The proteins below come from a single Agrobacterium vitis genomic window:
- a CDS encoding Hpt domain-containing protein → MAAVNIAFEAPEVQSGLSPSKARPIDLVHLATQTMGDKALEIEVLQMFAKQARSCLQGLANASADPVAIAHRLKGAASAVGAFKVAEAAAEVEGKGPDAARIAAITATVVEAEHFILKLCRI, encoded by the coding sequence ATGGCTGCCGTCAATATCGCTTTCGAAGCTCCAGAAGTACAATCCGGACTGAGCCCGTCCAAGGCACGACCGATCGATCTGGTCCATCTTGCCACGCAGACCATGGGCGATAAGGCCTTGGAAATCGAGGTTTTGCAGATGTTTGCAAAGCAGGCGCGCAGCTGTCTGCAGGGTCTCGCCAACGCGTCCGCTGATCCGGTTGCCATCGCCCATCGCCTGAAGGGTGCGGCCAGTGCCGTCGGTGCCTTCAAGGTGGCAGAAGCTGCTGCCGAAGTCGAAGGCAAAGGCCCCGATGCAGCCCGGATTGCGGCGATTACCGCAACTGTGGTTGAAGCCGAGCATTTCATTCTGAAGCTTTGCCGTATCTGA